A genome region from Streptomyces sp. SAI-135 includes the following:
- a CDS encoding ABC transporter ATP-binding protein — MRIDIDDLHVAYAGRTVVAGARLIAGAGEITGLVGPNGSGKSTLLRTVYRHLRPVAGRVLLDGTDVRAMTAVQSARHIAALPQERGSDFELTVREVVAMGRTPYKRAFAGEDATDRDIVARALCDVGMDGHAGRRFTALSGGERQRVLLARAFTQLPDVLVLDEPTNHLDIRHQVELLALLRSQRQTTLVSLHDLNAAAAVCDRLHVLCAGTVVASGPPREVLTPELIGEVFGVRAAVVDHPLTGDLLIAFDHRAPGNETIQ; from the coding sequence TTGAGAATTGACATCGACGATCTGCACGTCGCCTACGCGGGCCGTACGGTTGTGGCCGGTGCCCGACTGATAGCCGGAGCCGGCGAGATCACGGGACTGGTCGGCCCGAACGGCAGCGGCAAGTCCACACTCCTTCGCACCGTCTACCGGCATCTGCGGCCGGTGGCCGGGCGCGTGCTGCTGGACGGAACTGACGTCCGGGCGATGACTGCGGTGCAGTCGGCACGGCACATCGCCGCCCTCCCGCAGGAACGGGGCAGCGACTTCGAGCTGACCGTGCGCGAGGTGGTCGCCATGGGCCGTACCCCCTACAAGCGGGCCTTCGCCGGGGAGGACGCCACCGACCGGGACATCGTCGCCCGAGCGCTCTGCGACGTCGGCATGGACGGGCACGCCGGACGCCGTTTCACCGCGCTGTCCGGCGGCGAGCGGCAACGCGTGCTCCTGGCACGGGCGTTCACGCAGCTGCCCGATGTCCTCGTGCTGGACGAACCCACCAACCATCTCGACATACGCCACCAAGTCGAACTTCTGGCTCTGCTGCGCTCTCAGCGGCAGACAACGTTGGTATCGCTCCATGACCTCAATGCCGCCGCGGCGGTGTGCGACCGGCTGCACGTTCTGTGCGCCGGCACCGTCGTCGCTTCCGGTCCACCACGCGAGGTCCTCACCCCCGAGTTGATCGGCGAGGTCTTCGGCGTACGGGCGGCAGTGGTCGACCACCCCCTCACCGGAGACCTGCTGATCGCTTTCGACCATCGTGCCCCGGGGAACGAGACCATTCAGTAA
- a CDS encoding aminoglycoside phosphotransferase family protein: MTQATKPTADTVQHVINTLLRHGTNDPTEPGIRPVATGNGRSAWWVGNHHVLRLAPDRQAALRQRREPRLRDLVRPHLPVTVPAGVAHGEWAPGLTYTLDIKVPVETEQHNVSTAGEDDLAGVLIGLRRVSVRQTEGIGVPRVAPRPLQALLQAADWAVERLGANDEFDPTWLQQLTGPAAVRLADRPGATVLVHRALTGEHVAVGADGRVHGILGWGNAAIGDPCEDIAALAAAVGAPVAVRAATLAGYSLGSCLRGLWLARCDAVIRLAEALESADAGRLAPLRVSLRHAWEAILLERLA, translated from the coding sequence ATGACCCAAGCAACGAAACCCACGGCGGACACAGTCCAACACGTCATCAACACCCTGCTCAGGCACGGCACGAATGATCCCACCGAACCCGGGATACGGCCCGTCGCCACGGGCAACGGCCGCTCGGCATGGTGGGTCGGGAACCATCATGTGCTGCGTCTGGCTCCCGACCGCCAGGCAGCCCTTCGCCAGCGCCGGGAACCGCGGCTGCGCGACCTGGTCCGCCCGCATCTGCCGGTCACGGTGCCGGCCGGCGTGGCGCACGGCGAGTGGGCACCCGGGCTGACATACACGCTGGACATCAAGGTGCCCGTCGAGACAGAGCAGCACAACGTATCCACCGCTGGTGAGGACGACCTCGCGGGTGTGCTCATCGGGCTGCGCAGGGTGTCCGTTCGGCAAACTGAGGGAATCGGTGTGCCACGGGTGGCACCGCGTCCCTTGCAAGCCCTGCTTCAGGCCGCGGACTGGGCTGTCGAACGCCTCGGCGCAAACGACGAATTCGACCCCACCTGGCTTCAGCAGCTCACCGGCCCGGCGGCGGTCAGACTCGCCGACCGGCCCGGTGCCACCGTCCTCGTCCATCGCGCCCTCACAGGCGAGCACGTCGCGGTGGGCGCCGACGGCCGGGTGCACGGCATCCTCGGCTGGGGCAACGCGGCCATCGGCGACCCGTGCGAGGACATTGCCGCGCTGGCGGCCGCCGTCGGCGCGCCGGTCGCCGTACGCGCGGCCACCCTCGCCGGCTACAGCCTCGGTTCATGCCTGCGCGGACTGTGGTTGGCCCGCTGCGACGCCGTCATTCGGCTTGCCGAGGCGCTCGAAAGCGCCGACGCGGGCCGCCTTGCTCCGCTCAGAGTCTCGCTCCGGCACGCCTGGGAAGCCATCCTTCTGGAGCGGTTGGCGTAG
- a CDS encoding substrate-binding domain-containing protein: MFRGGVLAGGQRWLAIGAMHALADAGVRVPEDIAVIGVDGMQEGEYSSPTLAPRQDTACPQCGQHTRRDHRGHCAAADAEAPYRLLVRGSTAKKLRSAGN; this comes from the coding sequence ATGTTTCGAGGCGGTGTACTCGCTGGCGGACAACGATGGCTCGCCATCGGTGCCATGCACGCCCTCGCCGACGCCGGCGTACGGGTGCCCGAGGACATCGCAGTCATCGGTGTCGACGGCATGCAGGAGGGCGAGTACAGCTCGCCGACCCTCGCCCCACGACAAGACACAGCTTGCCCGCAATGCGGTCAGCACACTCGTCGCGATCATCGAGGGCACTGCGCCGCCGCTGATGCGGAGGCTCCCTATCGGCTGCTGGTCAGAGGCAGCACCGCAAAGAAACTGAGATCCGCGGGGAACTGA
- a CDS encoding MFS transporter — MPLLKDRNFLLLFAGQGISRFGDGLYTAATAWLAWSLTKDPTAVAVVSVSAFAPAFVATFVVASYADRRDRRKLMIATDLARVAVVAAASLLLSLGLLNLPLLVATTALLALIGAPFAPARNAIVTQIVPEDRLQQANGLLQVAFRAAFFVGPLMLAPLLAFGSLQAVLVVNGLTFLGSAAAVAAIRVTRPAPTSAQTGLWRDLSAGLRAVRAAPDVLVVIVTFVLALTLTSGFLTVGLVTVVGQGGQYGLLLGVAGVAEVVGALLLAGLRIRRLALAAVLAWALLGIFRAPLGTVTSPAVAALLLTATGLASALTDIPLIALVQQRIPSHHLAKTLGLWEAGVAGALAISPFVASTAITLAGVENAFLLSGAAVVVLTVTATLALARVGTRQPGQKPFVTADGTARVAAPEETAVITVKPE; from the coding sequence ATGCCACTGCTGAAGGACCGCAACTTCCTGCTTCTCTTCGCCGGCCAGGGCATCTCACGCTTCGGTGACGGCCTTTACACCGCCGCGACCGCCTGGCTGGCCTGGTCACTGACGAAGGACCCCACGGCCGTCGCTGTGGTGAGCGTCTCCGCGTTCGCGCCCGCGTTCGTGGCCACCTTCGTCGTCGCCTCCTACGCAGATCGCCGCGACCGCCGGAAGCTGATGATCGCCACCGACCTGGCCCGGGTCGCCGTGGTGGCCGCCGCGTCACTCCTGCTCTCCCTCGGCCTGCTGAACCTGCCCCTGCTCGTGGCGACCACGGCACTGCTGGCGCTGATCGGCGCCCCGTTCGCCCCGGCCCGCAACGCCATCGTCACGCAGATCGTGCCCGAGGACCGCCTCCAGCAGGCCAACGGACTGCTGCAAGTCGCCTTCCGGGCCGCCTTCTTCGTCGGCCCGCTCATGCTCGCGCCGCTGCTGGCCTTCGGCTCGCTCCAGGCGGTGCTGGTGGTGAACGGACTCACCTTCCTGGGCTCGGCGGCCGCCGTGGCCGCCATCCGCGTCACCCGGCCCGCCCCGACCAGCGCTCAGACGGGACTGTGGCGCGATCTCAGCGCCGGGCTCCGGGCCGTGCGGGCCGCGCCCGACGTACTCGTGGTCATCGTGACCTTCGTGCTCGCCCTCACCCTGACCAGCGGTTTCCTGACCGTCGGGCTGGTCACGGTCGTGGGACAGGGCGGCCAGTACGGCCTGCTGCTCGGCGTCGCCGGGGTCGCCGAAGTGGTCGGAGCCCTGCTCCTGGCCGGCCTGCGCATCCGCAGACTCGCACTGGCCGCGGTGCTGGCGTGGGCCCTGCTCGGAATCTTCAGAGCTCCGCTGGGAACAGTGACCTCCCCTGCAGTGGCGGCACTTCTCCTGACCGCCACGGGGCTGGCCTCGGCCCTCACGGACATTCCCTTGATCGCACTGGTGCAGCAGCGCATACCCAGCCATCATCTGGCGAAGACGCTCGGCCTGTGGGAGGCCGGGGTGGCAGGAGCCCTGGCGATCTCCCCCTTTGTCGCCTCCACCGCCATCACCCTCGCCGGAGTCGAGAACGCCTTCCTGCTCTCGGGAGCCGCCGTAGTCGTCCTGACCGTGACCGCCACACTTGCCCTCGCGCGCGTCGGCACACGGCAGCCCGGTCAGAAGCCCTTCGTCACGGCCGACGGCACAGCACGCGTCGCGGCGCCAGAAGAGACAGCGGTGATCACGGTCAAACCGGAATGA
- a CDS encoding oxidoreductase has protein sequence MPNTDEGLDGLRVLVTGGSRGLGAATVRRFVAAGATVLTASRSRPKEDGGATFVPADLSTQEGAAELGRRVVEQVGGVDVLVNNAGAASAPAPTLTRSDASWHADLEMNLLSAVRLDRALVPGMVERGSGVVVHVSSIASQLPQRTEASYAAAKAALNTYSRELATEVGVHGVRVVCVLPGFVVTDGATAHLQHMAEAQGVTTEEVAQQLVDHLKVPMGRPGDPEDVAEMIAFLASSRAKWLTGAQFRVDGGIIPTV, from the coding sequence ATGCCAAACACCGACGAGGGCCTGGACGGACTGCGCGTGCTGGTCACCGGTGGTAGCCGGGGCCTGGGTGCGGCGACCGTGCGTCGCTTCGTCGCCGCAGGCGCCACCGTATTGACGGCCTCCCGCAGCCGACCCAAGGAGGACGGGGGCGCCACCTTTGTGCCGGCGGACCTTTCGACGCAGGAGGGCGCGGCCGAGCTCGGCCGCCGGGTCGTCGAGCAGGTGGGCGGCGTGGACGTGCTCGTGAACAACGCCGGCGCGGCCAGCGCCCCGGCGCCGACCCTGACCCGGTCCGACGCATCCTGGCACGCGGACCTGGAGATGAACCTCCTCAGCGCCGTACGTCTGGACCGGGCACTGGTGCCGGGAATGGTCGAGCGGGGCTCCGGCGTCGTCGTGCATGTCTCCTCGATCGCGAGCCAACTTCCCCAGCGCACCGAGGCTTCCTACGCCGCCGCCAAGGCCGCCCTCAACACCTACAGCCGCGAACTGGCCACCGAGGTCGGCGTGCACGGGGTGCGTGTGGTCTGCGTCCTTCCCGGCTTCGTCGTCACCGACGGCGCCACCGCCCACCTACAGCACATGGCCGAGGCGCAGGGCGTGACCACCGAGGAAGTCGCGCAGCAGCTCGTGGACCACCTGAAGGTCCCCATGGGCCGCCCCGGAGATCCCGAAGATGTCGCCGAGATGATCGCCTTCCTCGCCTCCAGCCGCGCGAAATGGCTCACCGGAGCACAGTTCCGCGTCGACGGCGGCATCATCCCGACCGTCTGA
- a CDS encoding nucleotidyl transferase AbiEii/AbiGii toxin family protein — protein MPDLPDHHRRLLLDAITAGRPFGLALMGGYAVQAHGIVHRPSQDLDFATEHPAAMRQIIEHLTHDLSERGWHVTIIDVAPLKARFLATDPATGSACEVDLLKEVLWRPPVLLDVGPVLALDDLIATKVRALGDRGLARDAIDVHAARHLYSTHELESLAERRPEEFDRQELHDRLESLEWISDAEFEAYGLDADAIGELRNWAQQWLDDLAQRLAEPYADPDE, from the coding sequence CTGCCCGACCTGCCTGACCATCACCGCCGCCTGCTGCTGGACGCAATCACCGCAGGTCGGCCTTTCGGACTTGCCTTGATGGGAGGCTATGCCGTCCAAGCTCACGGCATTGTCCACCGGCCGAGCCAGGATCTCGACTTTGCCACGGAGCATCCCGCAGCCATGAGGCAGATCATCGAGCATCTGACGCACGACCTGAGCGAGCGAGGCTGGCATGTCACGATCATCGATGTCGCTCCGCTCAAGGCCCGTTTCCTCGCCACCGATCCCGCAACCGGGTCCGCGTGCGAGGTGGACCTTCTCAAGGAGGTGCTGTGGCGCCCCCCGGTCCTACTGGACGTCGGCCCCGTACTTGCCCTCGACGATCTGATCGCCACGAAAGTGCGCGCCTTGGGCGACCGCGGCCTGGCGCGTGACGCGATCGACGTTCACGCCGCCCGTCACCTCTACAGCACACATGAGCTGGAAAGTCTGGCGGAACGGCGTCCGGAGGAGTTTGATCGGCAAGAACTCCATGACCGGCTGGAAAGCCTGGAATGGATCAGCGACGCGGAGTTCGAAGCCTACGGCCTGGACGCCGACGCTATCGGCGAGCTGCGCAACTGGGCTCAACAATGGCTGGACGACCTGGCCCAGCGGCTCGCTGAACCCTACGCGGACCCGGATGAATGA
- a CDS encoding VOC family protein, which yields MPITLTAVIIDAADTEKESSFWHRLLGGSLTPTPTHHFVQAPGLPVIVIQSAPGHTAPDWPDGTSQQMHLDFGVDDLATADRTATDAGATRLRPTDEITPETSTGSRVYASPAGHPFCLRST from the coding sequence ATGCCCATCACCCTGACCGCCGTGATCATCGACGCCGCCGACACCGAGAAGGAGAGTTCCTTCTGGCACCGGCTGCTCGGCGGCTCCCTCACCCCCACGCCAACGCACCACTTCGTTCAGGCCCCCGGCCTCCCTGTGATCGTCATCCAGTCCGCCCCCGGACACACCGCCCCGGACTGGCCGGACGGCACTTCCCAGCAGATGCACCTCGACTTCGGCGTCGACGACCTCGCAACCGCCGACCGCACGGCCACCGACGCCGGCGCCACCCGGCTGCGGCCCACCGACGAGATCACTCCGGAAACCAGCACCGGTAGCCGCGTCTACGCCAGCCCGGCCGGACACCCCTTCTGCCTGCGCTCGACCTGA
- a CDS encoding ABC transporter substrate-binding protein produces the protein MSGLLAAGCSGGHEEAGEKDAGGAVSGSYPVSVTDCAGTKTTFDSPPRKIVTSNAAGLELLLRLGVGDRVVGTGFPSGNGTLPDGLDAEARKVKVLSKGVIPKEKLLGSGADLYLDTFGAMKMDGAGQAATADEYRAAGIKHVYLKSTACAATGEGAVTDLSAVEDDIASLGAVTGAGAKAEELVAGMKRKVAAVQKAIGSTPPSARPTYFFFDYDAGTQQPVVVCNRQVANAVITLAGARNVFDCDGTTQRVGWEDVISRNPDWIQLGVRNKGSREANDKAFAEAEEWLRSNAATKGLKAVKEGHLLRIGSERTTIAGVENADTVETIARSLYPNKVR, from the coding sequence ATGAGTGGTCTGCTGGCGGCAGGCTGCAGTGGTGGGCACGAGGAAGCGGGGGAGAAGGACGCGGGCGGGGCGGTATCAGGCTCCTACCCCGTGTCTGTCACCGATTGCGCAGGTACCAAGACCACGTTCGACAGTCCCCCGCGGAAGATCGTCACCAGCAATGCCGCCGGCCTGGAACTGCTGTTGCGCCTCGGCGTGGGGGACCGGGTCGTCGGTACAGGCTTCCCGTCCGGCAACGGCACCCTGCCCGACGGCCTCGACGCCGAGGCCCGGAAGGTAAAGGTGCTCAGCAAGGGGGTGATCCCGAAGGAGAAGTTGCTCGGCTCCGGCGCCGATCTGTACCTCGACACGTTCGGCGCCATGAAGATGGATGGTGCAGGTCAAGCCGCGACCGCGGACGAGTACAGGGCCGCCGGGATCAAACACGTCTACCTCAAGTCCACCGCATGCGCCGCAACCGGCGAGGGCGCGGTCACCGACTTGTCCGCGGTCGAGGACGACATCGCTTCCCTCGGCGCGGTCACCGGGGCGGGCGCGAAGGCCGAGGAACTCGTCGCGGGCATGAAGAGGAAGGTGGCCGCGGTGCAGAAGGCGATCGGGAGCACGCCACCGAGCGCGCGTCCGACCTACTTCTTCTTCGACTACGACGCTGGAACACAGCAGCCGGTCGTCGTCTGCAATCGTCAGGTCGCCAACGCCGTGATCACCCTGGCCGGTGCCCGGAACGTCTTCGACTGTGACGGCACCACCCAGCGAGTCGGCTGGGAGGACGTGATCTCGCGAAACCCGGACTGGATCCAGCTCGGAGTCCGCAACAAGGGCAGCCGGGAGGCGAACGACAAGGCGTTCGCCGAGGCGGAGGAGTGGCTGAGGTCAAACGCGGCCACCAAGGGCCTGAAAGCCGTCAAGGAAGGTCATTTGCTGCGTATCGGTTCCGAGCGGACCACTATCGCGGGCGTCGAGAACGCCGACACGGTCGAGACCATCGCCCGTTCTCTTTACCCGAACAAGGTCCGCTGA
- a CDS encoding DDE-type integrase/transposase/recombinase, with protein MRERDNRGVTRRKRRSLTRSDKKATPAPDRIGRDFHAERPGIKLVGDITHLPTAEGSLYLACWLDLVTREVIGCAMADHHCAELVIDALDTTHGRGGLESGCVVHSDRGSEYTSAQFRAPAAKFGAAEQLGLNRIMLRQRRHSEFLGPAQGRDRHPHLARQGRRPRRGLRLIETFYNRRRLRMHDTFGHLTPAKFEHQLTCRRRCHVAHAVRCPLLRLNLSS; from the coding sequence ATGCGCGAGCGTGACAACCGAGGCGTCACCCGGCGCAAGCGCCGCTCGCTGACCCGGTCGGACAAGAAGGCGACGCCGGCCCCGGACCGGATCGGCCGCGACTTTCACGCTGAACGGCCCGGGATCAAGCTGGTCGGCGATATCACTCACCTGCCCACCGCAGAGGGCTCGCTCTACCTCGCGTGCTGGCTGGACCTGGTTACCCGTGAGGTGATCGGCTGTGCCATGGCCGACCACCACTGTGCCGAGCTTGTCATCGACGCCCTCGACACGACCCACGGCCGAGGCGGTCTGGAGTCCGGCTGCGTTGTCCACAGTGATCGCGGCAGCGAGTACACCTCGGCTCAATTCCGTGCCCCAGCGGCGAAGTTTGGGGCTGCGGAACAGCTGGGGCTAAACCGGATCATGCTTCGACAACGCCGCCACAGTGAATTTCTGGGCCCTGCTCAAGGAAGAGATCGGCACCCGCATCTGGCCCGACAGGGCCGCCGCCCGCGCCGAGGTCTTCGCCTCATCGAGACCTTCTACAACCGCCGCCGCCTCCGCATGCACGACACCTTCGGCCACCTCACACCAGCCAAGTTCGAACACCAACTGACTTGTCGCCGACGCTGTCACGTGGCGCATGCAGTGCGGTGTCCCCTCCTGAGGTTGAACCTCAGTAGCTGA
- a CDS encoding IS3 family transposase — MSELYRLIDAEKANHPIVLLCRVPHVARCSCYVWRGGRPPPGPPPRQAADDALAHEITVPHIASRRTYGVPRIHAELRRLGGRVNRKARCPRDARA; from the coding sequence GTGAGCGAGTTGTACCGGTTGATCGACGCGGAGAAGGCGAACCACCCGATCGTTCTGCTGTGCCGGGTGCCGCACGTGGCTCGCTGCTCCTGCTACGTGTGGCGCGGGGGGAGACCGCCCCCAGGCCCGCCACCCCGCCAGGCCGCCGACGACGCACTCGCGCACGAGATCACCGTGCCGCACATCGCCTCCCGCCGCACCTACGGTGTCCCGCGCATCCACGCCGAACTACGGCGTCTGGGAGGGCGGGTGAACCGCAAGGCGCGTTGCCCGCGTGATGCGCGAGCGTGA
- a CDS encoding transposase, which produces MGGKYTEWYTEEFKRDEIALVDSSGKTVTAVARELGISSESLRGW; this is translated from the coding sequence ATGGGAGGCAAGTACACGGAGTGGTACACCGAGGAGTTCAAGCGGGACGAGATCGCGCTCGTCGACTCCTCGGGTAAGACGGTCACCGCGGTGGCCCGTGAGCTCGGCATCAGTTCCGAGTCCCTGCGCGGCTGGTAG
- a CDS encoding oxidoreductase gives MTTQHWTDQNIPELHGRTAVVTGANTGLGFAIAAALAQHGADVVLACRSEERAVAAAERIRVIAPGSDVRTVVLDLASQASVRVAAQRLHDEYDHIDLLVNNAGGFRPKYAVTEDGFEATIAVNHLGPFAFTGLVRDMMIDTPGSRIVIVGSNGHRNGTIDPADLNPERDKNYRYIAAYNRAKLANLLFTYELNRRLEASGAQTIALAGHAGLARTDGARDMNWLVRTVISPKVNPIMRLISQSAAMGALGPLRAATDPAARGGDYYGPRGNTGYPVRTVSVGTSHDADLQLRLWEESERLTKVSY, from the coding sequence ATGACAACACAGCACTGGACTGACCAGAACATTCCCGAATTGCACGGGCGCACAGCCGTGGTGACCGGTGCGAACACCGGCTTGGGTTTCGCGATCGCGGCGGCTCTGGCCCAGCATGGCGCGGACGTCGTCCTGGCTTGCCGTAGCGAGGAGAGGGCGGTCGCCGCGGCAGAACGGATCCGGGTGATCGCCCCGGGCAGTGACGTGCGAACGGTGGTGCTGGACCTCGCTTCACAGGCTTCGGTCCGCGTTGCCGCCCAGCGCCTGCACGACGAGTACGACCACATAGATCTGCTCGTCAACAACGCGGGCGGTTTCCGTCCGAAGTACGCGGTCACCGAGGACGGTTTCGAGGCCACCATAGCCGTCAACCACCTGGGGCCTTTTGCCTTCACCGGGCTCGTACGCGACATGATGATCGATACACCCGGATCACGCATAGTGATCGTTGGCAGCAACGGGCATCGGAACGGCACGATCGACCCCGCGGATCTCAACCCCGAGCGCGACAAGAATTACCGCTACATCGCGGCCTACAACAGGGCCAAACTGGCCAACCTGCTCTTCACCTACGAACTGAACCGGCGTCTCGAAGCCAGCGGGGCGCAGACCATCGCCCTTGCCGGACACGCCGGGCTGGCCAGGACCGACGGCGCCCGCGACATGAACTGGCTCGTACGGACCGTGATCAGCCCGAAGGTCAACCCGATCATGCGCCTGATCTCGCAGAGCGCGGCCATGGGCGCGTTGGGACCGCTGCGAGCCGCCACCGATCCGGCGGCGCGAGGCGGTGACTACTACGGACCACGCGGGAACACCGGTTATCCAGTGCGGACCGTCTCCGTCGGGACGTCCCACGACGCCGATCTGCAACTGCGCCTGTGGGAGGAATCCGAGCGACTGACGAAGGTCAGCTACTGA
- a CDS encoding TetR/AcrR family transcriptional regulator, giving the protein MPSSRPLRADARRNREALLSAARQAFLGGETDAHVEDIARSAGVAVGTLYRHFETREALIEEVYRKEVDDLCATPGVLLDQYAPEEALRRFLLLLVDHAAVGKGMSSVLESIMATDSPVFDDARTRMANALSQLLEAGSAAGTVRDDVTGSTLLRALGGICGMRATEGWLVEARQITALLFDGLRYGAPQSP; this is encoded by the coding sequence TTGCCGTCATCACGCCCGCTACGCGCCGACGCGCGACGCAACCGCGAGGCACTGCTGTCCGCGGCCCGCCAGGCGTTCCTCGGCGGCGAAACCGACGCGCACGTGGAGGACATCGCCCGCAGCGCCGGCGTCGCCGTGGGGACGCTCTACCGCCACTTCGAGACCCGCGAAGCGCTGATCGAGGAGGTCTACCGCAAAGAGGTCGACGACCTGTGCGCCACGCCCGGCGTCCTGCTGGACCAATACGCCCCGGAGGAGGCGCTGCGGCGCTTCCTGCTGCTGCTCGTGGACCACGCGGCGGTGGGCAAGGGAATGTCGAGTGTGCTGGAAAGCATCATGGCGACGGACTCACCGGTCTTCGACGACGCACGCACCCGCATGGCCAACGCCCTCTCCCAGCTGCTCGAAGCGGGCAGCGCGGCCGGCACCGTCCGCGACGACGTCACAGGCTCCACCCTGTTGCGCGCACTGGGCGGTATCTGCGGAATGCGTGCCACGGAGGGCTGGTTGGTCGAGGCCAGGCAGATCACCGCCCTCCTCTTCGACGGCCTGCGGTACGGCGCCCCGCAGTCACCCTGA
- a CDS encoding iron ABC transporter permease, translating to MQGDNRTAEPRGTLPPGLTAAVLGVALVAALTAAVAWGSTTISPGEVWGVVWRRLSGAPARSGTNDLIVWQLRAPRALLAALVGAGLGLVGTAVQALVRNPLADPYLLGISSGASLGAVAAIVLGIGAGSALGLSGAAFAGALATFALVWTVARRGGGFAPLRLVLAGVAIGQFLSGFTSYLVLQAGDEQQTQGVLFWLMGSLGGANWDLLAVPAFTVLAAGLWLQARARGLNALLMGDETAAGVGIDVTRLRRELFTVTSVLTGVLVAVSGAIAFVALMVPHVCRLLLGGDHRRLLPISALFGALLLVVVDTVCRTAMDTQELPISVVTSFVGAPALLYLLDRRLGSGS from the coding sequence ATGCAAGGTGACAACCGCACGGCAGAGCCCCGCGGTACTCTGCCGCCCGGCCTGACTGCAGCCGTCCTCGGCGTGGCGCTGGTGGCCGCGTTGACGGCCGCGGTGGCGTGGGGCTCGACGACCATCTCTCCCGGCGAGGTGTGGGGCGTGGTGTGGCGACGGCTGTCCGGCGCGCCGGCGAGGTCGGGCACCAATGACCTCATTGTGTGGCAACTGCGCGCTCCCCGGGCCCTGTTGGCTGCGCTCGTCGGCGCCGGGCTCGGTCTCGTCGGTACAGCGGTGCAGGCGCTGGTTCGCAATCCGCTGGCTGATCCCTATTTGCTGGGTATCTCCAGCGGCGCCTCCCTCGGAGCGGTCGCGGCGATCGTGCTCGGCATCGGAGCGGGGAGCGCGCTGGGGCTGTCCGGTGCCGCCTTCGCCGGAGCATTGGCAACCTTCGCTCTGGTGTGGACGGTCGCCCGGCGCGGCGGAGGCTTCGCGCCGTTGCGGCTCGTCCTGGCGGGGGTGGCCATCGGGCAGTTCCTGTCCGGGTTCACCAGTTATCTGGTGTTGCAAGCCGGGGACGAGCAGCAGACGCAGGGGGTCCTGTTCTGGCTGATGGGCAGCCTTGGGGGCGCCAACTGGGACCTGCTGGCCGTACCTGCCTTCACCGTCTTGGCCGCCGGCCTGTGGCTCCAGGCCCGTGCCCGCGGCTTGAACGCTCTGCTGATGGGCGACGAGACGGCCGCCGGTGTCGGCATCGACGTGACCCGCCTGCGCCGTGAACTGTTCACAGTGACCAGCGTGCTCACCGGTGTCCTGGTCGCGGTCTCCGGGGCGATCGCCTTCGTCGCACTGATGGTGCCGCATGTCTGCCGCCTGCTACTCGGCGGGGACCACCGTCGGCTGCTGCCCATTTCCGCGCTCTTCGGCGCTCTGCTGCTGGTAGTCGTCGACACCGTCTGCCGTACGGCCATGGATACGCAGGAGCTGCCGATCAGTGTGGTCACGTCGTTCGTCGGGGCTCCGGCGCTGCTTTATCTACTGGACAGGCGCCTGGGGAGTGGCAGTTGA
- a CDS encoding SDR family NAD(P)-dependent oxidoreductase, with product MAIILVTGASRGIGYETVRTLAVAGHTVWLGARDPERGKKAAQETGAHFVHLDVTDDASIEAATHTVGELDVLINNAGILEPNPALADATRQHVQEIFDTNVFGPVRVTNAFLPALSRSDSATVINVTSSIARCPRSVSRPPHHSGGFGRPPRHRVV from the coding sequence ATGGCAATCATTCTGGTCACGGGCGCGAGCCGGGGCATCGGTTACGAGACGGTACGCACACTTGCCGTCGCGGGGCACACCGTCTGGTTGGGGGCCCGCGACCCGGAACGTGGCAAGAAGGCTGCCCAAGAGACCGGCGCCCACTTCGTCCACCTCGATGTCACTGACGACGCTTCGATCGAGGCCGCCACGCACACCGTGGGCGAACTCGATGTTTTGATCAACAACGCCGGAATACTCGAACCGAACCCCGCGCTGGCCGATGCAACCAGGCAACATGTCCAGGAGATCTTCGACACCAATGTTTTTGGTCCCGTTCGAGTGACGAACGCGTTCCTCCCCGCCCTCTCCCGGTCGGACTCCGCCACGGTGATCAACGTGACCAGCAGCATCGCTCGCTGTCCAAGGTCGGTGTCCCGGCCACCACATCACAGCGGCGGTTTCGGGCGCCCACCGCGTCATCGCGTCGTCTGA